One part of the Parambassis ranga chromosome 8, fParRan2.1, whole genome shotgun sequence genome encodes these proteins:
- the ppp1r1b gene encoding protein phosphatase 1 regulatory subunit 1B isoform X4: protein MEPSVSTEVEGEPKERKKIQFAVPASAPTNLDPRQVEMIRRRRPTPATLFRVADQTSPEDDQSTHQWVVGENGVLKPKRVNPNVYQPPSLKDHQETTTTEQSDKLSSVRETAKQIQTAQEEEEEDEEEEDEEGVKKEAKTEENSRGCN from the exons ATGGAACCCTCCGTGTCGACCGAGGTCGAAGGGGAGCccaaggagaggaagaagatcCAATTTGCTGTGCCGGCCTCTGCGCCCACCAACCTGGACCCTCGGCAAGTGGAGATG atcCGACGCAGGAGGCCCACACCTGCCACGCTGTTTAGGGTAGCCGACCAGACATCTCCTGAAGATGATCAGTCCACCCATCAG TGGGTTGTTGGAGAGAATGGAGTCCTCAAACCAAAACGTGTTAACCCAAACGTGTACCAGCCTCCATCACTCAAAG ATCACCAAGAGACAACGACTACTGAACAGTCAGACAAGCTTTCCAGCGTGAGAGAGACGGCCAAGCAGATCCAAACAgctcaggaggaagaggaggaagacgaggaggaggaagatgaggagggggtcaaaaaagaggcaaaaacagaggagaacagtCGAGGGTGTAACTGA
- the LOC114439581 gene encoding melanoregulin: MGSAFWKFCMQCCCCCCATDEEDEDEKQPLVPQDPLEYFNREVQKRRDEETNLWSEPGDPSHSERQDDRVLYTLLQARNKTRMGSSGYRRLSVDIEAMRDTRREVRDKWKTILENLGFMAEADSLLTVSAGASHDRMRNAPAARAMLHTLHSETSVFNSKEPPPERYLFILDRLLYLDIGEDFLAKAKRFYPPKEDSDEEIPGLAINLPLLLARVESMNGRGQKDDSGSEKEDENFD; this comes from the exons ATGGGTTCAGCTTTTTGGAAGTTCTGCAtgcagtgttgctgctgctgctgcgcaactgatgaagaggatgaagatgaaaagCAGCCTTTAGTACC TCAGGATCCGTTAGAGTATTTTAACCGTGAAGTCCAGAAGCGGCGAGATGAGGAGACCAACCTATGGAGTGAGCCTGGAGACCCCAGCCACTCCGAGAGACAAGATGACCGGGTGCTTTATACCCTGCTGCAGGCCAGGAACAAGACCCGAATGGGATCTTCG GGCTACCGCCGTCTGAGCGTGGATATTGAAGCCATGAGAGACACACGCCGAGAAGTCAGAGACAAATGGAAGACAATCTTGGAAAACTTAG GTTTCATGGCGGAGGCGGACTCTCTGCTGACAGTATCAGCTGGTGCCTCACATGACCGCATGCGTAACGCACCGGCAGCACGTGCCATGCTTCATACACTGCACTCTGAGACCTCTGTCTTCAACAGCAAAGAGCCACCTCCAGAAAGATATCTGTTCATCCTG GACCGTCTCTTGTACTTGGACATAGGTGAAGATTTTCTGGCGAAAGCAAAGCGCTTCTATCCTCCAAAGGAAGATTCTGATGAGGAAATCCCGGGCCTTGCCATAAacctgccgctgctgctggcCAGGGTAGAGTCCATGAATGGAAGAGGCCAGAAAGATGACAGCGGGAGTGAAAAAGAAGATGAAAACTTTGATTGA
- the stard3 gene encoding stAR-related lipid transfer protein 3, producing the protein MPGGDYGELGASLPAIASLNASYSTSLSLPSPYLFVPPAERKAISDVRRTFCLFVTFDLLFISLLWIIELNISSTIWNSLENEVVHYDFRSSFFDIALLAVFRFLCLQVGYAAFRLKHWWVIAVTTLVTNVFLVVKVIVSNLLSQNAFGYVLPITSFVVAWLETWFLDFKVLTQEADDERAYLAAVNAACERAPMIYPRAVSDGQFYSPPESVAGSEEDLDEEGLGRRAVTAQEKEYVRQGREAMSVVEQILSQEENWKFEKNNDMGDSVYTLEIPFHGKTFILKAFMQCPAELVYQEVILQPEKMVQWNKTVSACQILQRIDDNTLVSYDVSAGAAGGVVSARDFVNVRRVERKRDCYLSAGMATNHDAKPPSGRYVRGENGPGGFVVLKSSTNPSVCTFIWVLNTDLKGRLPRYLIHQSLAATMFEFMSHLRHRITALRPSLHSLLTHHT; encoded by the exons ATGCCAGGTGGAGACTATGGGGAGCTCGGGGCCAGCCTCCCTGCTATCGCCTCCCTGAATGCTTCCTACTCCACATCGCTATCCCTCCCCTCCCCGTACCTGTTCGTACCACCTGCGGAGCGGAAGGCCATCTCTGATGTACGCCGTACCTTCTGCCTTTTTGTGACGTTCGAtcttctcttcatctctctgctctggATCATTGAGCTGAAT ATCTCCAGCACAATCTGGAACAGCTTAGAAAATGAGGTTGTCCATTATGACTTCAGGTCTTCCTTCTTTGATATTGCT CTCCTTGCGGTGTTTCGTTTCCTGTGTCTACAAGTGGGTTACGCTGCTTTTAGGTTGAAGCATTGGTGGGTTATAGCG GTTACCACTCTAGTGACCAACGTCTTCCTCGTTGTGAAGGTCATCGTGTCTAAT CTCCTTTCCCAGAATGCCTTTGGCTATGTTTTACCCATTACTTCATTTGTGGTGGCTTGGCTGGAGACCTGGTTCCTTGACTTTAAGGTCCTCACACAGGAAGCCGATGATGAACGAG CCTACTTAGCAGCGGTGAATGCAGCCTGTGAACGAGCCCCCATGATCTATCCCCGCGCCGTTTCAGATGGACAGTTCTACTCTCCACCTGAATCTGTCGCAG GCTCTGAAGAGGATCTGGATGAGGAGGGTCTCGGGCGCAGAGCTGTCACTGCTCAG gaGAAGGAGTATGTCAGACAGGGCCGTGAGGCAATGTCTGTGGTGGAGCAGATCCTATCCCAGGAGGAGAACTGgaaatttgaaaaaaacaat GACATGGGAGACTCTGTCTACACGCTGGAGATTCCCTTCCATGGAAAGACTTTCATTCTGAAG GCATTTATGCAGTGTCCTGCTGAGCTTGTGTATCAGGAAGTAATACTCCAACCAGAGAAGATGGTTCAGTGGAACAAAACCGTTTCTGCCTGCCAG ATCCTGCAGAGGATTGATGACAACACTCTGGTATCATATGATGTCTCTGCTGGTGCAGCAGGAGGAGTTGTGTCTGCAAG GGACTTTGTTAATGTTCGACGAGTGGAGCGCAAACGAGACTGTTACCTGTCTGCTGGCATGGCAACCAACCATGACGCCAAACCTCCAAGCGGCCGCTACGTCAG GGGAGAAAATGGACCAGGAGGTTTTGTGGTCCTGAAATCCAGCACTAACCCGTCCGTCTGCACCTTCATCTGGGTTCTCAACACTGACCTGAAG gGCCGTCTGCCCCGCTACCTCATCCACCAGAGTCTAGCCGCCACCATGTTTGAATTTATGTCACATTTACGCCATCGTATCACAGCCCTGCGACCTTCTCTCCACTCCCTCCTTACCCACCACACCTAA
- the tcap gene encoding telethonin produces MMPVCTVLEKRNGVVVGAELTCSVREENKVQRESYSADWHSVSLKTQPQDRQTMNMNDDSRRETLSRQWQARSLIQTCPSGVFRVGTVERGVREHQLLPKRNTLPLPIFTPAELGIRLGRGAPHTEQDLQPFPTPDGVCPSKRTVDEITRDLPPVKPTLMEFAKAPQTLGRSMSQEAQRG; encoded by the exons ATGATGCCTGTGTGTACCGTGCTGGAGAAGCGTAATGGTGTGGTGGTGGGAGCTGAGCTGACCTGCAGCGTCCGGGAGGAGAACAAGGTTCAGAGGGAGAGCTACAGCGCTGACTGGCACAGTGTCAGTCTCAAGACTCAACCTCAGGACAG ACAGACCATGAACATGAATGACGACTCTCGTAGGGAGACTCTGTCCCGGCAGTGGCAGGCCCGCTCTCTGATACAGACCTGTCCCTCTGGTGTGTTCAGGGTGGGCACCGTggagagaggagtgagggagCACCAGCTGCTGCCGAAGAGAAACACCCTCCCCCTGCCCATCTTCACCCCCGCAGAGCTCGGCATCAGGCTGGGACGCGGAGCCCCACACACAGAACAAGACCTGCAGCCCTTCCCCACTCCGGACGGAGTCTGTCCCAGCAAGAGAACCGTGGACGAGATCACCAGAGACCTCCCCCCGGTCAAACCGACACTCATGGAGTTTGCCAAAGCACCCCAAACCCTGGGCCGCTCCATGTCACAGGAGGCccagagagggtga
- the LOC114439446 gene encoding neurogenic differentiation factor 2-like, with amino-acid sequence MLTRLFSDPSLLPDVQKYSGWDEDSDGDDSKIKDEDQDTQDDMDTSDLRGNSRTHSEHAGEDEEDDEVEEEDDGDDTEGDRPKKRGPKKRKMTQARVERSKMRRIKANARERTRMHDLNSALDNLRKVVPCYSKTQKLSKIETLRLAKNYIWALSEILRSGKRPDLVSYVQTLCKGLSQPTTNLVAGCLQLNSRNFLTEQQCQDGGRYGSGSFAMHSYPYQCARLSSPHCQPGSNSHPLRTHGYCSAYDSLYGGSGSPEYNSPEYEGPLSPPLCINGNFSLKHQGSASPENEKGYHYSMHYSGLPGSRPAGAHNLVFGSSGARSGIHSENVLPYHDMHLHHERAPVYDELNAFFHN; translated from the coding sequence ATGTTGACGAGGCTATTTAGTGACCCTTCCCTGCTTCCCGACGTACAAAAATACTCCGGCTGGGATGAAGATAGCGATGGCGACGATTCCAAGATCAAAGATGAAGATCAGGACACCCAGGATGACATGGATACTTCTGACCTGAGAGGAAACAGCAGAACGCACTCTGAGCACGcaggagaagatgaagaggacgacgaggtggaggaagaggacgacGGAGATGATACAGAAGGGGACAGGCCCAAGAAAAGGGGTCCCAAGAAGCGCAAAATGACTCAGGCCAGGGTCGAACGCTCCAAGATGCGACGGATTAAGGCCAATGCTCGAGAGAGGACCCGCATGCATGACCTGAACTCTGCGCTAGACAATCTGCGTAAAGTGGTGCCCTGCTACTCCAAAACGCAAAAACTGTCCAAAATCGAGACGCTGCGATTGGCCAAAAACTACATCTGGGCGCTATCGGAGATATTGCGCTCTGGAAAAAGGCCTGACCTTGTCTCCTATGTCCAGACCCTGTGCAAGGGACTCTCCCAGCCCACGACCAACCTGGTGGCAGGatgcctgcagctgaactccCGCAACTTCCTCACTGAACAGCAGTGCCAGGATGGGGGCAGGTACGGGTCTGGCTCCTTCGCCATGCACTCCTACCCCTACCAGTGCGCGCGGCTGTCCAGCCCCCACTGCCAGCCGGGTTCGAACTCGCACCCGCTGAGGACGCACGGCTATTGCTCGGCTTACGACTCACTGTATGGAGGGAGCGGATCCCCGGAGTACAACAGCCCTGAGTATGAGGGGCCTCTCAGTCCTCCCCTTTGCATCAATGGCAACTTTTCCCTGAAGCACCAAGGCTCCGCGTCCCCCGAGAACGAGAAGGGGTACCACTATTCTATGCATTACTCCGGCCTGCCTGGCTCCAGACCCGCAGGAGCCCACAACCTGGTGTTTGGCTCCTCGGGAGCCCGGAGCGGCATTCACTCTGAAAACGTTCTGCCTTACCACGACATGCACTTACACCACGAACGGGCCCCTGTGTATGATGAACTGAACGCGTTTTTTCACAATTAA
- the ppp1r1b gene encoding protein phosphatase 1 regulatory subunit 1B isoform X2 — protein sequence MEPSVSTEVEGEPKERKKIQFAVPASAPTNLDPRQVEMIRRRRPTPATLFRVADQTSPEDDQSTHQWVVGENGVLKPKRVNPNVYQPPSLKAVQKMAEAHMQHLGVYPPLEDPCEGEEDEDHCEGEEGEEASPTKADDHQETTTTEQSDKLSSVRETAKQIQTAQEEEEEDEEEEDEEGVKKEAKTEENSRGCN from the exons ATGGAACCCTCCGTGTCGACCGAGGTCGAAGGGGAGCccaaggagaggaagaagatcCAATTTGCTGTGCCGGCCTCTGCGCCCACCAACCTGGACCCTCGGCAAGTGGAGATG atcCGACGCAGGAGGCCCACACCTGCCACGCTGTTTAGGGTAGCCGACCAGACATCTCCTGAAGATGATCAGTCCACCCATCAG TGGGTTGTTGGAGAGAATGGAGTCCTCAAACCAAAACGTGTTAACCCAAACGTGTACCAGCCTCCATCACTCAAAG ctgtacaGAAGATGGCTGAGGCGCATATGCAGCACCTAGGTGTCTACCCTCCTTTGGAAGACCCTTGTGAaggggaggaggatgaggaccactgtgagggagaggagggagaggaggcatCTCCCACCAAAGCTGATG ATCACCAAGAGACAACGACTACTGAACAGTCAGACAAGCTTTCCAGCGTGAGAGAGACGGCCAAGCAGATCCAAACAgctcaggaggaagaggaggaagacgaggaggaggaagatgaggagggggtcaaaaaagaggcaaaaacagaggagaacagtCGAGGGTGTAACTGA
- the ppp1r1b gene encoding protein phosphatase 1 regulatory subunit 1B isoform X3 — MEPSVSTEVEGEPKERKKIQFAVPASAPTNLDPRQVEMIRRRRPTPATLFRVADQTSPEDDQSTHQVKWVVGENGVLKPKRVNPNVYQPPSLKDHQETTTTEQSDKLSSVRETAKQIQTAQEEEEEDEEEEDEEGVKKEAKTEENSRGCN, encoded by the exons ATGGAACCCTCCGTGTCGACCGAGGTCGAAGGGGAGCccaaggagaggaagaagatcCAATTTGCTGTGCCGGCCTCTGCGCCCACCAACCTGGACCCTCGGCAAGTGGAGATG atcCGACGCAGGAGGCCCACACCTGCCACGCTGTTTAGGGTAGCCGACCAGACATCTCCTGAAGATGATCAGTCCACCCATCAGGTAAAG TGGGTTGTTGGAGAGAATGGAGTCCTCAAACCAAAACGTGTTAACCCAAACGTGTACCAGCCTCCATCACTCAAAG ATCACCAAGAGACAACGACTACTGAACAGTCAGACAAGCTTTCCAGCGTGAGAGAGACGGCCAAGCAGATCCAAACAgctcaggaggaagaggaggaagacgaggaggaggaagatgaggagggggtcaaaaaagaggcaaaaacagaggagaacagtCGAGGGTGTAACTGA
- the ppp1r1b gene encoding protein phosphatase 1 regulatory subunit 1B isoform X1, translated as MEPSVSTEVEGEPKERKKIQFAVPASAPTNLDPRQVEMIRRRRPTPATLFRVADQTSPEDDQSTHQVKWVVGENGVLKPKRVNPNVYQPPSLKAVQKMAEAHMQHLGVYPPLEDPCEGEEDEDHCEGEEGEEASPTKADDHQETTTTEQSDKLSSVRETAKQIQTAQEEEEEDEEEEDEEGVKKEAKTEENSRGCN; from the exons ATGGAACCCTCCGTGTCGACCGAGGTCGAAGGGGAGCccaaggagaggaagaagatcCAATTTGCTGTGCCGGCCTCTGCGCCCACCAACCTGGACCCTCGGCAAGTGGAGATG atcCGACGCAGGAGGCCCACACCTGCCACGCTGTTTAGGGTAGCCGACCAGACATCTCCTGAAGATGATCAGTCCACCCATCAGGTAAAG TGGGTTGTTGGAGAGAATGGAGTCCTCAAACCAAAACGTGTTAACCCAAACGTGTACCAGCCTCCATCACTCAAAG ctgtacaGAAGATGGCTGAGGCGCATATGCAGCACCTAGGTGTCTACCCTCCTTTGGAAGACCCTTGTGAaggggaggaggatgaggaccactgtgagggagaggagggagaggaggcatCTCCCACCAAAGCTGATG ATCACCAAGAGACAACGACTACTGAACAGTCAGACAAGCTTTCCAGCGTGAGAGAGACGGCCAAGCAGATCCAAACAgctcaggaggaagaggaggaagacgaggaggaggaagatgaggagggggtcaaaaaagaggcaaaaacagaggagaacagtCGAGGGTGTAACTGA